In the Oncorhynchus tshawytscha isolate Ot180627B linkage group LG17, Otsh_v2.0, whole genome shotgun sequence genome, CGTACATGAGTCATTTACTGTAGTGTAAATTGAATTGAAAACATTCTCTTTGAAGTGACATTCTCAATATCttacatgtttctctctctctctctgtgtgtgtctgtgtgtgtgtgtgtgtgtgtgtgtgtgtccaggcggAGCGCGGCAGCGATGGGAACAACATCCTCAGCCTCCCGGTACCGATGCGGCGGGGGGGCTCAGAGTCCAACCTGGTGTCTGACGGGGGCGTGGGCCTGGACTTCACTAAGGGCCGTCTGGCCATCGACAGCCTGCAGCAGAAGATACtcaaggtgagtgtgtgtgttgcgtgcgcgcgcgtgtgagagagcgcgcgagagcaTTGGCCCATCTGTGTGTTAGTCTCTGTGTTGACTCGTTGACCTCCCCCAAGGTGACAGAGCAGATCAAGGTGGAACAGACAGCCAGGGACCAGAACGTGGCAGAGTACCTCAAACTGGTCAACAACGCTGACAAGCAGCAGGTGGCACGCATACGCCAGGTCAGTCCAATTACATCCCACTGATTTCTCCTTTTATGTTGCTACATAACTGCATCTGCCAAGTGCGCTGAATGTTTACAAGCctctttttaaagaaaatgcagCAATTCTAGCAGGATCTTTAATTTGGCCCTTTGCCTCTCCTGTGGGTCTGCCAGGTGTTTGAGAAGAAGAACCAGAAGTCTGCCCACAGCATCGCCCAGCTGCAGAGGAAGCTGGAGCAGTACCACCGTCGTATGAAGGAGGAGGCCAACGGGGCCAAGCACCTGCCCAGGGATGCCCGGGGGGAGGGGGGCAAGGAGGGCCAAAAGGACGGCAGCCTGCGGGACGTCAGCTCGGCCAGCGCGCGCAACCCGGCAATGGACAAGGTCAAGACCATCGGCCCCGGGGTCTCCCTCTCGCCTCCCTTCTTCTTCAACAAGTCGCGGGAGTTCGCCAACCTCATCCGCAACAAGTTCGGCAGCGCCGACAACATCGCCCACATGAAGAGCTCCATGGAGACGGGGGCGGGGCTCCAGGCGGAAGGCGGGGCCCGGGCGCTGAGCGGCAGCGCCACCACAATTGCCAAGGCCAAGTATCCCAGCGACGACGAATGTTCCATAGGGACCTCTGTGTCGGCAGACTCCAACGGGAACCCGGCGGGGGGGTCGGGGTTGGGGTCAGGGGGTGGGCCGGGGAGGTCGGACTCTCAGGGGAGGCTGGGGGAGGTGCTGGAGGAGGTCAGGGAGATTAGGGAGGCCCAGGCACAGCTGGCCGAGGA is a window encoding:
- the LOC112217024 gene encoding transmembrane and coiled-coil domain protein 3 isoform X1: MPSADTVVDKSLSEVERYNICGEMAERGSDGNNILSLPVPMRRGGSESNLVSDGGVGLDFTKGRLAIDSLQQKILKVTEQIKVEQTARDQNVAEYLKLVNNADKQQVARIRQVFEKKNQKSAHSIAQLQRKLEQYHRRMKEEANGAKHLPRDARGEGGKEGQKDGSLRDVSSASARNPAMDKVKTIGPGVSLSPPFFFNKSREFANLIRNKFGSADNIAHMKSSMETGAGLQAEGGARALSGSATTIAKAKYPSDDECSIGTSVSADSNGNPAGGSGLGSGGGPGRSDSQGRLGEVLEEVREIREAQAQLAEDMESLKRQFKSDYSFITQTLQEERYRFERLEDQLNDLTELHQHETSNLKQELASIEEKVAYQAYERARDIQEALESCQTRVSKLELQQQQQQTVQVENTDAKVLLGKCINIMLAIVTVILVCVSTAAKFTAPLLRSRVHLAFTCMGLSLLVVIWKNWEHLQCALERMLLPH
- the LOC112217024 gene encoding transmembrane and coiled-coil domain protein 3 isoform X2 — protein: MKKHFTTIPLIHVTEAERGSDGNNILSLPVPMRRGGSESNLVSDGGVGLDFTKGRLAIDSLQQKILKVTEQIKVEQTARDQNVAEYLKLVNNADKQQVARIRQVFEKKNQKSAHSIAQLQRKLEQYHRRMKEEANGAKHLPRDARGEGGKEGQKDGSLRDVSSASARNPAMDKVKTIGPGVSLSPPFFFNKSREFANLIRNKFGSADNIAHMKSSMETGAGLQAEGGARALSGSATTIAKAKYPSDDECSIGTSVSADSNGNPAGGSGLGSGGGPGRSDSQGRLGEVLEEVREIREAQAQLAEDMESLKRQFKSDYSFITQTLQEERYRFERLEDQLNDLTELHQHETSNLKQELASIEEKVAYQAYERARDIQEALESCQTRVSKLELQQQQQQTVQVENTDAKVLLGKCINIMLAIVTVILVCVSTAAKFTAPLLRSRVHLAFTCMGLSLLVVIWKNWEHLQCALERMLLPH